In one window of Leptospira hartskeerlii DNA:
- a CDS encoding thiolase family protein yields MTSAYVLDSHLSKFGKTDSDYQSLSYDTANHLLKKNPGFIPEFLIFACMAPERYTGEIFLPAKIKEDLGLSSLFAIRSETASSSGASALHLARYLLLSGKFKRGIVIGTEVMSRLPREENNLLLGSVLSSQQRNLAMSMAQGGALTATRYLRDFGYTRKELFRLSKKLHDNGLENKIAHIQKNLSEEEYFSSPMFSSPLCLYDISPLSDGSCALLLETDPARLKKDRKKIEITGTGHGLGQVNGVPGGLSFPASKSAFEQAYSESGKKSSDIQVAELHDAFTIFEIIAAEDAGLFPQGKALANVAEGITDKRGRLPINPSGGLKTRGHPVGVSGLAQVAELCEFMNGNDADTALSLSIGGLGVNNFATILEAKK; encoded by the coding sequence ATGACCTCGGCCTATGTGCTCGACTCTCATTTAAGCAAATTTGGCAAGACTGATTCCGACTATCAATCGCTTTCTTATGATACTGCGAATCATTTACTTAAGAAGAATCCAGGCTTTATTCCAGAGTTTCTAATCTTTGCATGTATGGCTCCTGAACGTTATACTGGGGAAATTTTTTTACCTGCAAAGATCAAAGAGGATCTGGGCCTTTCTTCCTTGTTCGCGATCCGTTCAGAGACTGCATCTTCCAGTGGGGCTTCTGCTCTTCATCTGGCCCGTTATCTTCTTCTATCAGGAAAATTTAAAAGAGGGATTGTGATCGGAACGGAGGTCATGAGCAGACTTCCGAGAGAAGAGAATAACCTGCTTTTAGGTTCCGTACTTTCTTCCCAACAAAGGAACCTGGCTATGTCCATGGCACAGGGCGGGGCGTTGACTGCCACCAGGTATTTAAGAGATTTTGGATATACTAGGAAGGAACTTTTTAGATTATCTAAGAAACTTCATGATAATGGTCTTGAAAATAAGATCGCGCATATTCAAAAAAACTTAAGTGAAGAGGAGTATTTCTCTTCTCCTATGTTCTCAAGTCCATTATGTTTATATGATATTTCTCCGTTATCGGACGGTTCTTGCGCGTTGCTCTTAGAAACTGATCCGGCAAGATTGAAGAAGGACCGTAAAAAAATCGAGATCACAGGTACTGGACATGGCTTAGGCCAGGTCAACGGGGTGCCAGGTGGACTTAGTTTTCCCGCATCCAAATCCGCATTCGAGCAGGCTTATTCAGAATCTGGTAAAAAATCTTCTGACATCCAAGTTGCTGAACTTCACGACGCATTTACGATTTTTGAGATTATTGCTGCAGAAGATGCGGGTTTATTTCCACAAGGAAAAGCTCTTGCGAATGTAGCAGAAGGGATCACCGACAAAAGAGGAAGACTTCCAATCAATCCTTCCGGAGGATTGAAAACGAGAGGCCATCCTGTAGGGGTTTCCGGGCTTGCCCAAGTAGCGGAACTTTGTGAATTTATGAACGGGAATGATGCGGACACTGCACTGAGTTTATCCATCGGTGGATTGGGTGTGAATAATTTTGCAACCATCTTAGAGGCCAAAAAATAA
- the bfr gene encoding bacterioferritin, which translates to MKGNQEVLEILAEVLSAELTAINQYFIHAKLNKNWGYEKLASYMKKESIEEMNHADQVIERILFLDGVPDLQRYMKINVGKDIENILKNDLDVEYNAVERLNRGIEISTKNKDNGTRELLEKILVSEEEHIDWLEAQLEIIKTIGVQNYLAQQIT; encoded by the coding sequence GTGAAAGGAAACCAAGAAGTCCTCGAAATCTTAGCGGAAGTGCTCTCCGCCGAACTCACAGCGATCAACCAGTATTTCATCCACGCTAAGTTGAACAAGAACTGGGGTTACGAAAAACTTGCTTCTTACATGAAGAAGGAATCCATCGAAGAGATGAATCACGCAGACCAAGTGATCGAGCGTATCCTCTTCCTGGACGGTGTTCCTGATCTGCAAAGATACATGAAGATCAATGTAGGCAAGGACATCGAAAATATCCTAAAGAATGATTTAGACGTAGAGTATAATGCCGTAGAACGTTTGAATCGTGGGATAGAAATTTCCACTAAAAACAAAGACAACGGCACACGTGAATTGCTCGAGAAGATCCTCGTCTCCGAGGAGGAGCATATCGACTGGCTCGAGGCCCAGCTAGAGATCATCAAAACCATTGGGGTCCAAAATTATTTGGCCCAACAAATCACCTAA
- a CDS encoding THUMP domain-containing class I SAM-dependent RNA methyltransferase — translation MRAGWQSAKLSLSEFDRPEALTYHASCGDGLAFLLKEEVKEAGLEIISDNRGGVFFKGPSKKVRDFCLSSGISSGISFELSSWQDIQGPDDLYEVAAMFPFEKLLSPGTKFRIDAATKDSLQDSRYATYRLKDAIFDRFRAQGLELPEADREEPEVLFYLRSRMNQVKLFLALHAQPLQRRGHGREGGEAPLRETLAQALIRFSGWKPGEALYDPFCGSGTLLIEAALRMRNGGWVNYKSLSRSSIFTRLFGPCKAKEELDSKEILLFGSDISEEAIELAKKNAKEAGVADLIRWKVASAEELDSSLGFKEGKIVTNPPYGVRLGDKESVSELYSSWGEALKKNFSGSYVAMVAGDPSLLGFLKLKSDKEQSVTIAKLKGKLVAYRID, via the coding sequence ATTCGTGCCGGTTGGCAATCTGCAAAACTTTCTCTTTCAGAATTCGATAGACCGGAAGCGCTCACCTATCATGCGTCATGCGGTGATGGCCTGGCATTCTTATTGAAAGAAGAAGTTAAGGAAGCAGGCCTAGAAATTATCTCCGACAACAGAGGAGGAGTTTTCTTTAAGGGACCTTCTAAAAAAGTCAGAGACTTCTGTCTGAGTTCCGGAATTTCTTCCGGCATCAGCTTCGAATTGTCGTCTTGGCAAGATATACAAGGGCCAGACGACCTATATGAAGTCGCAGCAATGTTCCCTTTTGAGAAATTACTTTCTCCAGGCACCAAGTTCAGAATAGATGCTGCAACAAAAGACAGCCTGCAAGACTCACGTTACGCGACGTACCGCTTAAAAGATGCGATATTTGATAGATTCAGAGCGCAAGGTTTGGAACTACCGGAAGCCGATCGTGAAGAACCTGAGGTTTTATTCTATCTTCGTTCCAGAATGAACCAGGTAAAATTATTCCTGGCATTACACGCTCAACCTTTACAAAGAAGAGGTCATGGAAGAGAAGGTGGAGAAGCTCCGCTCAGAGAAACCTTGGCCCAGGCATTAATCCGTTTTTCAGGTTGGAAACCAGGAGAAGCGTTATACGATCCATTCTGCGGTTCCGGAACTCTATTAATAGAAGCCGCACTCAGAATGAGAAACGGCGGTTGGGTGAATTATAAAAGTTTATCCAGATCTTCTATCTTCACTAGACTTTTTGGACCTTGCAAAGCGAAAGAAGAATTGGACTCTAAGGAAATCCTACTCTTCGGTTCCGATATCTCTGAAGAAGCTATCGAACTAGCAAAGAAGAATGCAAAAGAAGCGGGAGTCGCAGACTTGATCCGCTGGAAGGTTGCCTCCGCAGAAGAACTGGATTCCAGTCTCGGATTCAAAGAAGGGAAAATCGTGACCAATCCTCCTTACGGAGTCCGTTTGGGAGATAAGGAATCCGTTTCAGAACTCTATTCTAGCTGGGGAGAAGCTCTGAAAAAGAATTTCTCCGGATCCTATGTAGCAATGGTAGCGGGAGATCCTTCCCTTTTGGGCTTCTTAAAACTGAAGTCTGACAAAGAACAATCCGTCACCATAGCTAAGTTAAAAGGAAAATTAGTTGCCTATCGGATCGACTAA